Genomic window (Oryza sativa Japonica Group chromosome 3, ASM3414082v1):
TGCTCGAAGCTCATCACTATCCCTCCTGCCCTTGGGCGAGCTCGCGGCTACATCTGGTGGGTGACCTCGCTTACTTACAATCATTGTGCCCTTTCTTGTTAGTGAAGTGAGCGGAGAGGGACGAGTGCTTGAGCTTGTCGGTTTGAAGTGATAAACGGTATAACGCTGGCACTGGTGAAGAAGGAAAGGGGGAGATGTCGGTGGTGGAAGAGGATGGCAGTGCAGCGATGATGAGGAGGACGGGTATGGGCAACTCTACAACGCTAGAAGAGGAGGTGGCGTGattgtggcaaaaaaaaaaaaagaaggcggCAATATTGAGACTCGAGAGAAATGGATGGTGTTTCGTTGTCGGTGGTCGTTATTGACTGGGGATAGAGAGAAAGTGGGGTAAGATAGGCAAATAGGGAAAGGTTGAGAGACTGATAGTGGATACAATGTTTATTTTATGGgtatatgtgtattttttttattgtaggtttttaaaatataaaagtttcaaTTAAATCGCTATAATAATAAATATGAAAAGATTGGGATATAAATAACCAAAGATAGaaacacaaaatatatttgagggtggtttttttctttttgtatgTGGTACGTTATGATCGCTCCAACCAATGGTTTGCCCTGATCGAGAGGCTGAGATGCCCCAGCGTCCCATTGGGATTCGAGCCTCCTAAAGCTAGTGCTCGTACCAAATGGCAGTGCCTTGCATCCCTAGCTAGACCGGGGGGCCCCCGCGAGATCCACCTCTTCTCGCACTCCCTCGGGGTCTCTCGCTCTCGCACTCTCACGGGACCTCGGGATCTCGCACTCTCTCGGGACCTCCTGCTCCTTCGTACCGCCTGCCTACCGCCCGCTGCGCCGCTGGTTCGTTCTGATCTCCATCGACCGAAAAAGACTACAGGAGCTGGTACCCCCCGCCAGAACAGGTGTAAGACGCCGCAGCACCGCGCATACGTGCTACCCTACGTACACACGGGGTGAATTGCCCTCGCAATCCCGCGGTGgtgtgcatgcatatgcatatttgCCGTTGCCGTGGCGAGCTGGGCTTTCTATTTCTCGGAAAGAACAAGCAGGCAAGCCGGCGCCTCTCGGCCGTGTAGCTAGCTGGGCGCGCGCCGTTATAGCTAGGGACCGGGTGCATATGCCGCGTGAGTGGCGTGAGTCTAGGTTAGGCTAGCTGGGGGCGCCGATCCATCAAGCTCAAGTACGACCAGTTGCCGACCagttgcgcgcgcggcggccgcgtaTCATATCATcgacatcgatcgatcgatcatataCGTGTTAATTCATCGTCACCGAGTGGGCGCACGCACTGAACTTGTCATGCATCTTCATCCTCTCTCATCAGCTCATATGGTCGTCGTACTAAAGGAGAGCGGTTTGATTGCCTTGACTTTTGGGGCAGTGCAAAGACCAGCCAAATTCAACAGGTGCGTTATTTCTTTTCTAGGTCGGTTTATCCCCACTCCCATGCTTGTCCTTGGGATAATTTGGTGCTTATTATGGAAAGCACGTACACGGTTGGAACTCCTCGTCGTTCCGGCTCtggtgctagctagctataaacgTGCGTGCGTACTCCGGTCTGTGGTTCGGATTTGCACAGCGTGCTGCTTATATATCGCGCCTGCAGAAACAGGTAGTACGAGTTTGTGTCCTATACTGACTCTTCATCATGTGCTAGTACTCCTACTACATaacaatgcatatatatatatatatatatatatatatatatatatatatatatatatatatatatcagcatATGTGACTTTACCTTTTCTTCGGTAAATAAAAGGGGCAGCTAGAACTAGAAATCCACACGTGTACGTACGTAGTGTACGTGTCCGATAAAAAAGGAGTGGATCAAACTGCATGCTTTGTATGTACAATTGCACGTAAGTAGCGTGCAGGTGAGAAATTCATGCGTTGCTACAGTGTTGTGGGGGCACGTACCCTCTCCGATAAGATTGGGTAAGGTGCACATTCATGCATCTGTCAGGCCCAACGGcttcgatcgatcgaccggCTCATCATGCATCTTCCACTCTGAATGCAATATGTTGTACTACTACTGGTACTACGCGATGCGCATGCATACTGGGATAGTAGTAGTTGATAGCTGGCAGCTGCATATATAGGTGATTAATTAGCAGCAGACAATCGAGATCTTCACGTATCATGAATAATAATCTACCTACGTAAACCTAGATGCTGCTTTCTCTTTATAATATTCAAGACGTACGTATAAGTTAGCTAGTTAGCTTGCAAGAAACAGTTAGTGTTTGCAATGTCACCAAAAGGAGGCATGGGGCAAAAAAGATTAGTATCTGAGATGTAAATTAAAACAGATCATGTCACGGTATAGCATATCACCAGATCAGCTAGATTGAACTTTACAATCAAATCGTCATATACTCTTATGAAAGAGAGAGATGCATGCCATAGTCCAAATCTAGAGTGCGGTTACTTTCAAATccgattagattagattagattaatcaCCAGGGCATGGCATGCACATGCATGTGCACTTTGGTCCTTTGCCTTTTGAGAAAACCAAATTACAACGTGGTACTGGCTAGCTTTGGACCTATCTGGCCTGCGCGCCGGCCTGGCCCTGACCATGGTACGGCTCGTCGGACTTTTCACGTGCTGCTTGCTTAACCAACCCCTGTTCTTACCAAATGCCAACCAAACCTCCTCAATCAACCAGCCAATGAAACCCCCATGCTTCAGAGACCAGATAAGGATTGTCAACATTGATTAGCATATTGTTTAGGGCACGGTAAATTGCATGGGTTAGTTCCTCTCAGCGACTAACTTTTCCAAGCTTCAGAGAGTTTTATACTTTCACTCGAGGAAGCACGCAAAGCCAGCTTTTTGACTCTCTTGCTCCGGTATAGCTAGCTAGCCCTCCCCTATGTCCCTTCTGGTTCATTTtattgagaattaatccatgatGATGTAGATGCATTTTTCATAGTAGTACTACGTACAAAAGCTACATAAAAACACTAGCCTTGCATTTCtttcaagaaaaaagaaaagggcagAGTTGAGTGATAGATGGAAATCTAGTTTCTAATGTAAGAaaacatgcatatgcattgTAGTATCTCGTCGTCATATGTTCGGCTATATATGTGCCAATATATATAATGTCGATCTACGGAGAACCAAATCGTCGTGCGATGTGATAATTGAATATtcttaggggggggggggggggtggtgtATAAACAGAAAATCTTTGGCGAATGGAATGGAATGAGATGCTCGATGTAATTATAGCAGATTACCACCCTTGGTGATTCCCTGTCACAtgcctagctagctaattaacccCTCCTGTATGCTCCCCCTTGGCATCACATACGCCACACAAAGCCACACCATTTGACAGTTAATAAATCAATTATTGGTATAATAATAGCAAGTAGCTGGCTTTTGCTTTGTCCTTAAACTAGGGAGTGGCATGGCATTTGCCATCCTTATCACAGACACCTCCCCTTCCTGTTTCCCCATCTCCAACTTGTGGAATCCCAATGAGATTAGTTAATCAATTAGATTACGAGTGACACTAGTACTAATCAACTATAGTGGCCACCAAACCTAATCTCCTCGGGACACGGGCTAGCTTACTGTGCTTTTGATTAAGTTACGTTGTTGTAAGGCTCTAGGAGCCTATAGCCAGCTAGGCCCTCTACTATACTTTGACAGTTTGACAAATCGAATCCGTTTTTTGCGTATTCGGGTAGATCAGAGCTAAGATATctccccgccggccgctccCGGATTGGGCAGCAGCTTCTCCTGTCGTGTTCATGCTCTTCGAGCACACGCTAAACATGTACAAATTAAGCGACTAATCGCGTACACAGCTTAATAAATTTGATCCTATACTCCTCGAGAAGAGCATGTGTGAAGCATATAGTATGCAGATTTGAATATTTGATCGATCTCCTCCGTCGCCTTTGCGTGATCGGGCTACTAATCGCAGCTTATCGATGGTATCACTAgtggagaaatgctttttagtcccggttcgtaaccccctgtagtcccggtttttcaaccgggactacaaatccgggactaaagatcgctatctttagtcccggttcaaataaccgggactaaaaatcaatctttagtcccggttggtgttaccaaccgggactaaagatgggagcatctttagtcccggttggtactaaagatattttttcttttttttctgcttttaatattgaatattgatttcacaccatccccttccatatccaaatcatcacatattacagaacatctccaaattctcaaacaaatcatctccaaatacatcacaaactcttaaaaaaattacatcacagggttctaaaaaattcatcacagattcacatctcacacaaaaatacatcacagattcacatctcaaaaaaaaaaaagaaaaaaatccggccggcggccactgccgcctcccctcctcccctccacgccggccggccagcgccgagccggtcgccgccgagcggccgcccaccgcagccgccgcctccgcgcggcccccggcgccgccgcgcggcctcccgcccaccgccgctgtcgcgcggccccccgcgctgccgcgccggccgccgcacagGCCGCCTCCGCACCGtcccccgcgtcgccgcctccgcgccggccgcctacactgtggtgaaggaaaaaaggaaggagaggaggggagttagagataaggaaagagataagaagttagagaggaaaaaaagagatagagggaggagtttgttgtgtggacgggaAAAGATGATTGGTACTatggattatatagtgtgttttgatttttattcccggttagtaacaccaaccgggactaaaaacctatttttagtcccggttggtgttactaaccgggactaaagattatagggCCCTGACACAgcctgacatggaatcaaccgggactaaaaatgaactttagtcccggttggagttaccaaccgggactaaagatgatttttagtcccggttggtaacaacaaccgggactaaagatcttcctcttattaaccgggactttttagtctcggtttttaatggaaccgggactattgtggatataggtcgaccgaccaaagatggtttctctaccagtgtatAGTACTcgtagctaagctaagctatagTGATACTACGTCGTCGTTACTTGCGCCCGTAAGCTAATTTTGCGCCCGCCATGACTGACTTTGATCGTCGAGTCAAGGCATTTTCTTCTTCTGTCAGTTTGTCGTCAGGCAACGATCGTACCAGCAAGCAAGTTCTTCGAGGCGATTGAAATTACTAACATACATGATCCGTTTGATATTTGCAACaagttaattagttaattaagaaGAGCAGTCCATGACCGATCGAGCATGTTCTGTAACCAACTTGGTTATAAAAATTAAGACAACCATGAACGTTGGTTGATGAATCCAAAACCTGTCGCAACAGGGTGACCCCTGCATGATCATATCCAGTTCTTCAGACATGGCAGCTGATCATATCCAGTCGCATGGCGACACGCGTGCAATCTTCCTACTGGAAGCGTATCACATTGTGGCAACAGGTGTAAACTCTGAGCTTTGTTTTTaactgcagcagcaagcacTAATGCCAAGTTTATACTGGGAATCAAGGCCTTGCTTTCCCCTAAAAGGCGCCAAGTTTCGTGCCACCTTTCAAGGAGAAGGGACTGGATGGCAATTAGCCACATTAACACGCTTCAACTCCAAGGCAACACACTTGGCATGTTTCAGACCATGATGCTTTGCATGGTTTGTTAATACTGATCATTTCCCCTCCGTTATCTTAAGTTCTTAACACCTCCTTACCACATCGGCATCGAATTAAACTAATCCCAGTTGCATGCGAAAAGCTTAAGCACCAACCACAGAATTCAGTTAAGCAAATTAAGGACATGATGGCCTTAATAGGCTGGCTAGGTAGCTAAGCTAGGGGCTGGGATACGTAGGGGACCTTGGAACATTCAGACAAAGGTGAAGGGCTAACGTTAATCACCACTAAACAACTCTTTAACCTTTTTTTAGCTTTGGGGACATTAGCTTCGTCCACACTGCAATGCTCACACAGGTGCTCCTCTAGCATGACATGGACACTTGTTTGCTGACCTGGCTGCTCCGGATACGCGACACGCGCGTGGCGGGTTCGCGCGGTGGTGTCGGCGGAGCAATGGCGCGATGCACGGATACCGAGGCGCCCTCGGCGATGGTGAGATCAGTTGTTTATTAGTGGGGAAATGATGGGATTCCAAACTTAAAAATGACCTATTGTGAGGGCTAAACTAGAGGTTTTGGTGTGCGAAGTGTTTTAAGGCTTTAATGAGAGATCACGTCCATGGCGAAACGTGGCCGTGTGTTAAGATTAGTTTATGTGGGGGCATTTTAATTAGCTGCCCAATTAACCCTGTAGAAAGTCTGAAAGGTGGTGGAACTTTCTTGTGATTAGCTTGTTTTTTAGGGGGCTCTCCTCTCGAGGAAAATGCATTATCTTGTGATTTGCTATACAAGGCAAGTGCGTGACCTATGCACTGACGCATCATACCCATGTCAACACAACACTTTCATACTAGTATTATTTTTGTTCTTTCAAAAAACACTTACACATGTCTACGGACCTACAGAGATAGCTATACTTTTGTTGCGGTGTTTCAATACTTACGAAGATATATTTAGTGAAACACAGGGTTAGCATCCAGGATTAAATTTAGAAATTAAGAAGATGCGAATGTTTCATCTGATCATCATATCAGATTTCTGCAAAAAGAAACGAATATCAGTAATTTAAGTACTCCTGATAGTTACTATCGACAAATTCGGTGGGTATAAGGGTATTCCATACCAACATCATGTCAGGCATTGCGGCTTTAATTGACATCTGAGAATTATTCTCGATATAAAGGAGGTTCTGACAGGCAATATATATTGTGAAAAGATTGTTTGGTTGCCGAACAAAGGAGCAACCTTAGTTGAGaccttgtcttgatgggcctAATCCACATGGGTCAGGATTACGGCCCATCCAAACAGATATGTGGCCCAAGTTAGGCTGGAATAGGATTGTGGCGTACGTAAGGCCCATGTGTGTTAGGTCGGAGCTTGGACTGTGACTTTTGTTAGGCCCATGTTTGTTGAGCTAACTCCCAGGCCGTTCTAGTTAGTGCTGGCCCGTTCATATTAATAGTCTGGTATGGATCCTCCAAATTAAGGCTATCATCTTCTCATTAACGGAGAGAAGAACTTAGAAATTATCAGAATAATTTGTTTGCAACATGATAAtaatatcttttttaaaaaaaataaaaatcacttCGTAAGACTATCAGACAGTAGTTCAGGTACCCTGACTCTTTGGTTGGACAGCAAAAGAACACAACCTTGGAAATGGAACACCGCATAGCATCGCCTGAACAAAGATAGCCAAACTAAACATTCAGAAAACCAAACAAGTATGATACATAGTAGAAAACCACTCAGTGATACATCAAAACCATCCAATGCTAGTTTATATAATATACAGGTATGTTACAAGTCAAGTCCCCAAACAAACTATACCGCACTGTTTCGTCAAACGATCTGTACAACAACCTATACAATATACATTGCTCAAGGAGTGACAACATAAAATGCATAGCTCAAACTGTCATGGCTACAACATACAACACAAAATAATCACCCAATGAGGACAAACCAGCAAAGAATCATATAGTTACGTTCTTGAATACCGATGTAATTCAGGTTAATAAGTTCAGTAGTGAGCACCAGTCACGCCTCCCTGCTAGTTTCAGAGTCTTCTGAGGAAGGCGGTGAGTTCAACCTTCTTTCTATCAATCCTGGCTCAGCTCTCAGGTTCCTTTTGATATCTCTGCAATCCTGAAACCTGAAGCAGCATGACAGATGGTCGTTAACGATGCCAGAAACCTGCATGAAGGAGTAGATTGTCGTAGGGCCAACGCATTGGAAGCCTCGTCGCATCAGGCCCTTGCTTATGGCCTCAGATTTGGGCGTCTTGATAGGTACTTGGCGAGCATAGCGGAAGTTGCTTTTGACGGGTTTGTGTTTTACGAAGCTCCAACAGTAGTTGCTGAACGATCCGAAATCCTGGATTACCTACAGATATGTATCGCCAGTAGTAACATATTACTAGAGTAAAtgtagtatgagagagttattagctttttttttgtcttggtgtaactatgaaatatgtagatcaatttagaatggagggagtactatcaaAGTATGTATTAATTTTGAAGTATAAATAATTCAAGAAACATAACTGATGGAAACTGCAAGCGGGAAATATTCATTACTGTATCTTCAGATAAAGGCCGAACAAACTATTCTTTTAAAGAACGAATTGAACAAAGTATTTTGATTTATTGCATCAAACAGCTGAAATAATAGCATACATGGTTCTCTTACCTTATGCATTTGCTTGGCATTTGTTACAACAGCCCGTATCTTTTGCTCCGAAAGTAGCATGTTTCCATTTGATTTCGACAAAAGGTTTATCTTCTTGTCCGTGAACTCAGACACTGATGCATAGTTGAAACCATCAAACATCTCCCTGATGAAAGACAATTAAGTTTCAGTAGATATTTCACATTTAAGCACTCTCTTTTAGATGTGTCATCTACTCTGAAAAGCAGACCTGAATTCGTCCCTCTTGTTCAGAATGATAGGCCAGGTGATTTCAGCTAAGGCTTGTGATAAGGTAAGCAGCTCAAACAGCTTCTGGTCATCATGAACTGGAACTCCCCATTCTTCATCATGGAAAGCAACATAAAGGGGTTCTGAAGAAATGAAGTGTCATGAAGAGCTTTAGTTCTGCAGTTATATACTAGCACAAAATTGAACGTCATGCTTTTGGGTAATTCATGGATAAAAATTATAGGGCTAAATCACAGATCGCCAGTTCAAAAGCCTTCCACTACCAATCCTTTTTTGTGACATTGACCACAAATCAATCAAAATTGCATGGAGTTCAGTTATGTTATTATTCCAGCGCAAAATGCAGAAGATTGTATATTTGccaacacatttttcttgaacaGAATAAAACATTGAAACGTTTTCTCAAAAATCTTGTTCAAATCATACAAGACACAATTCCTTCTCGCTGGGTGGAAATTGATAAGAGTGCagagtaacaaaaaaaaaaaaactcaccagAGTTGACTGTGATCCATGAACACCTCGTCTTCCCCAGCTCCGGGCTGACAGGAGACGGCGGTGGGCTCCTACACCTCGCCGACGAGACGGTCCCATTGCAACCTCCCTTACCCCTCCTCCTCTGCTTCTCCACATCCTCTACCTTCGCCTTCGGCTCGACCGGCGCATTGGCTGATCGTACCACCTTACCCATGGCAGTCGTGGCTACCCAGGAAGAAGCTCCGGTGAACGACGTCCGGACACGGCGGAGCTCTGGCGATGGGATTGCCGGAGACTCGGGCCTTAGGCCTGGCATCTCGGAAGCAAGCCTTTGAGCTCTGCAATTGCAGTGATTTGGAGCAGGCGCGGGGATGATCGGCTCGTAATAAGGATTTTTTGAAACGTCTGTGAGAGGACGGAACTGCCCCTGCCTGCAAATCCCGAACGCTCTGGCAGGGGCAGATGCGTCATTTGGATTTACGGCGTCGTCGCCTCGTCGGCAAGGTCGGTCGCGTCGGGCTGGACGTCGCGGTCGGCGGCGGGTGCAACGGCCTCGGCACGACGAGGGATAAGGGGATTTGGTGCCTTGGGTCCAACGCCTCGTGCCGTTACGCACAAGCGTTGCCACACGTAGAGGCATAGagctgatgctgctgcttcTCCATTCTGCTGCTCGACACGCACATTCTGCAGATGCACTCCTCCAATGAGAATGGCAAAGGCTGTGTACGTCAAGAAGAGAGTGACACGAGAAATAGCCTTGGCCATAGACACCATTATATTCTATCAAGATTTTGTACCAATTGACACGGGAATGTTTGGTACAGGATGGATCCAAATCCAGAATAGGGGCTCAAGAACTAGTGGTGAGGTATTTGAGCTGAAACCCAGCGGTGGATGGAATTTTGGTCATTACCAATCTGTTATCTGTATATGCTACTGTCTCTGAGACTCTGTCTGCCTGCGTCAGTAGTACAAATCTGAGAGGTCAAACTGCAGCGCAGCAACTGTATTCCACGAGTTCAGCTTGTGGTCTTCGTCATAACCTGAAAACCGATGATCCCACCGTCATGTATTGAGACCGGCATGTGATCTCTTCCTGGAAGTTAATTTTCTCCTCCACCCCTTTATATCTCCTTCATGTAACAAGTTGATGATTTCAGTTCTCTTCACCCCTTCATCTATTCACCCtatccacctccaccatgggtaaactttgagaaaaaaaaatcacctgaaaaagaaaagccaTGATGATATCAGTTAACTGCTGACAATTCAGAATGTAAAGCAGCAATGTAAATATTGGGTGTGAATGTGTGATTCTGGAAAGTACTCCAAGGAAGAAAAGGGTGGGTTGACTAGAAGTACTTCCAGAGAAGAGCATGCCTCCAGGTATTCAAAGCGTGGATTGTAGTCGTCACCTCGCGGGCTTGCAGCAATCACTCAGCTGTGCACATCATGCTCTTGCTTATTAAAAAAGTACATTGCATCCTGAAAACGGAGTGGCTCATTTCCCCAAGAGGTCCAACCAGAAACCAACTCTCTGGCAAAAAGCTCAATGCACCTTGCAGGTTTAGGACCTGGTATATATTCTGAAAGTAATTCTTTTACAAGTTAAGGGTTGATCTTGATCATATATGATATTTCCAACTATAAAGAAAGCCATATTTACATAGTAACATAATAGAATCTCATTGCAACAGTTATAAATTATAAACAGCATGGACACAGACAAACTACAGACAAGGATACTCTGGAGGGGAGGTTTCCTTGAGTGAGCACCTGGTACACTCATAATTACCCGCCTTTCTTCCAAAAACTTGAATTTTGAACCTCGTACGGCCTCTTTGttctgcaacaaggaaccaggaGAACAAAATGCATCAATTTCAGAACACAGCTTGCGGATCGAAGGTGTATTTCAGGAAAAAGGCTATAATCTAGAAGAGAAACTCACAAGATTTATGTAGCCAACAAGGAGGCACTCATAAGGCCTGTGATGGAGCAAGTCTAGATTGCCAATCAGCGAACCATCTGGCTTCACCtatgatttactgagactttcAGAACCAAATTGAACAAAATAAGGATGCCACTAAAAATATACCAATTGCATCAGTAAAATTACTGTCGAATGATAGAATGTGGCAGATGAGTATTAGGTGCAAACCTTCAGCCAATAGAACACAGTATGATCTTTCACTCCCCAAGCAGGAAATAACTCCTCCTCAACAAACTTCCAAAGTTTCTCCCGATTTGTAATCCACAAAACTAGAAGAGCTCCAGCTGGATGGGCAAGTTCTTGTACTGGAAGGTACAAGAAATGTCTGTTGGGAAGTGTAGGGTACCTAGCGCGTGAATAGTTGGATGAGTGAAATGCCTGGATGACAATATATTTAAAGTGATTTCAAATTGAACGGATGAAAACAATAAAGTAGAAAATGAGTATTTGTTAATAtacaaatatttaattttcATGAGATTACTCAATATATACTCAGCTCAGAGTTTACTATGGGAGGACGTAATATCAGCATAATATGTCTCGCGGTCAGTGCATCATAGTATAATAATCCGTGTAATCCGTGAGACATGATCATGTGCATTGCATTCCTATGAAAAAATTTCAAGAACTAAGACATGATATACCCTAGGGATTGCAAATGAAACATATCGGAGCCATACCAAAAAGGTCAGCACATCCTAGATACCCCATATGCTTATCATGATTTATGCATCGGCTGAAGATCAGCTAAAGAGAACAACTGCACCTACAGTTTTAGTGGCTAAACATAATAACAAGCATAAACAGGACATGTGTTCAATTTCAAACAtgtcatatatataaaaagttaaaaagtgaTATCTGAGACTACCATGTAAAGATTATAATGTCATCCATCACAATGTGAGCCAAAGCTTAAGTGGTTCCCCATCTAGACACAAGCTTTTGCTTGCTTGGAGGAGAAAAGAGATTTTCTCTAAGGAAATGCCTAACTACACAAACGAATCAAACCCAAAAAGTAGCAAACTTACGCTACTTTCTGACGAACACATCCATTCTCCCAAGGTGGATCAACAACTATAAGGTTGTAACCTTGATTGTAATTATCTGGAGAAAATGAGCACCATCATAAAAATTAAGGAACCAAGTACATTGGCTAATAAAATTAGTAAATTACCAGAAGAACAGGTATATGCAAATACATACTAGGTTGTTTTTTGTGATATGTTACTGCATACCAGGAATTAGACCACGGACATGTTTGAGGTCAGTCTTTAACGTATCATCAAGATCATGCAAAAAACATTTCGAGATCAAGGACAAATATTATACTTCTATGAAAAAACTGTACCGCGGAAGAATAATAGTTACTAACCATCAAGAAACAACATCGTCTTGGTAAAATATAACGTCTATCCTGAAATTCTCCTTCTGCGTCATCATTTTCTTCGATACTGATTGTACTATTAAACAGTGGAGTGGATGTCTTATGGCAGATACCTTAAAACAAAGAGAAGGAACCACTGCTTTCATAATACACTATGAAGTTAAAAATACGCTCATCAGAAAGGATATATTTGGTACGCTTAATTTTACCTTCCTCACTATCCTCACCAGAAGACTTCTGAAAGCAAAGAGTCATCTCACATAAAGGCGCTCGCCATGAGCTCCCAAGTTCAACAAGATTCTTCTCCAAATTACTTTCCACATCAAGCATGCGCACATCTTCCTTGATCATCCTCGGAAGGAACTCCAGTAGATCTTTAGCCTTAAGCAGTGATTTGTGTGCGCTCGATAGCAAAGGCCTTGCTTCCTAGCAAATGGAACACACATGAAATCCAAGCATTACATCACAATACCTGCAAAGCACTGTTTGATCTCCTTTTCCAAAACTATATTAATCTTGCCGGCAACTAAACAAACCAATAAATGTTCACTACATTTAGATGCAACAGACTTCTAACATAAACATAGTAGCAGCTCCTGATTTCTAGCTTGCTGTTGACAAAATTAGCTGTTGCAACGCATACAGACTTCAAT
Coding sequences:
- the LOC4331957 gene encoding uncharacterized protein, producing the protein MGISESDELRAFEATGIYRLAESGAAFLDPVRILNASYRRFRLVPSAYYSRSFGTSRQGGEAETERTGEASPERKKRKRKRQRQPKPRELNEVERMAEARHQEARPLLSSAHKSLLKAKDLLEFLPRMIKEDVRMLDVESNLEKNLVELGSSWRAPLCEMTLCFQKSSGEDSEEGICHKTSTPLFNSTISIEENDDAEGEFQDRRYILPRRCCFLMTDLKHVRGLIPDNYNQGYNLIVVDPPWENGCVRQKVAYPTLPNRHFLYLPVQELAHPAGALLVLWITNREKLWKFVEEELFPAWGVKDHTVFYWLKVKPDGSLIGNLDLLHHRPYECLLVGYINLNKEAVRGSKFKFLEERRVIMSVPGAHSRKPPLQKLLSEYIPGPKPARCIELFARELVSGWTSWGNEPLRFQDAMYFFNKQEHDVHSCYDEDHKLNSWNTVAALQFDLSDLAPILDLDPSCTKHSRVNWYKILIEYNGVYGQGYFSCHSLLDVHSLCHSHWRSASAECACRAAEWRSSSISSMPLRVATLVRNGTRRWTQGTKSPYPSSCRGRCTRRRPRRPARRDRPCRRGDDAVNPNDASAPARAFGICRQGQFRPLTDVSKNPYYEPIIPAPAPNHCNCRAQRLASEMPGLRPESPAIPSPELRRVRTSFTGASSWVATTAMGKVVRSANAPVEPKAKVEDVEKQRRRGKGGCNGTVSSARCRSPPPSPVSPELGKTRCSWITVNSEPLYVAFHDEEWGVPVHDDQKLFELLTLSQALAEITWPIILNKRDEFREMFDGFNYASVSEFTDKKINLLSKSNGNMLLSEQKIRAVVTNAKQMHKVIQDFGSFSNYCWSFVKHKPVKSNFRYARQVPIKTPKSEAISKGLMRRGFQCVGPTTIYSFMQVSGIVNDHLSCCFRFQDCRDIKRNLRAEPGLIERRLNSPPSSEDSETSREA